AGAATTAACACGATATTTTTTCATAATTTTTGAAGGTAAATAGTTTAAAGTGGACATAATTCCTGCACAATGTTTGATTAAATCAAGTTCTATTAAATCTCTTTTAATAGCTGTTGTCATAATACCCATACCTATTGGTTTTGTAAGCACTAAAACATCACCAGCAATTGCTCCATTGTTTCTTTTTATATCTTTTGGATTTATAACTCCTGTTACACTAACTCCATAGAACATCTCAGGCGATTGAATAGTATGTCCACCAATTAATGCTCCACCACACTCTCTTATTTTATCATTTCCACCTCTTAAAATCTCTACTAAAGCCTCTTTTGGAACATTTTTGCTATCAAATCCAACAATATTTAATGCAGTTTTAACCTCTCCACCCATAGCAAAAACATCACTTAAAGCATTTGCAGCTGCTATTTGTCCATAAACATATGGGTCATCAACCACAGGAGTTATAAAATCTAATGTTTGAACTAGTGCTAAATTTTCATCTATTTGAAAAACTCCTGCATCATCACTTGTATCAAAACCTACTAAAACTTTAACATCTTTATAACTTAAGTTACAAAGAGTTTGTTTTAACTCTCCTGGTCCCATTTTTGCTGCACAACCAGCAGCTTGAACAAATTTTGTTAGTTTGTATTCATTATTCATTTGTAACTCTCTTTTTTTATAAATTGAAAACATTATACTTAAGCAATTTTAAAAATTTAGTTAAATTAAAGTAAAAAATATTTTACTATTTAAGGTGCAGTTTATAAAAGATTTACTATTATGAAACCCTAATTAGTTCATAGAGCATAGGTTATGCTTTGACATAAAGAGAGCTTTCTCCTCTACTTTATCTCTTGATAGAACAAAAAACTATAAGAGTTATATTATGAAAAGAAGAACATTTTTACAAACTACAGCAGCACTCTCTAGTGCTATAGTTTTATCTCCAAATTTTGTTTTTGCAAATGAAGAGAAAAATCCATTTGGAATTACAAAAACTCCAAGAAAATTTCAAGTAACAAATAGTTATAACTTTGAACAAGGCAATGAAGCAACACAACTTTGGGTACCACTTCCAAAAGATGAGGTATATCATAAAGTTGTAAATTTTGATTATAAAGGAAACTTTACAGAGGCAAAAGTAGTGAAAAATCCTTATGACACAAGGGTTTTATATGTAAGATGGGATAAAGATGTAAAACAACCAACTTTGGATATAGATTTTGCAGTTATTATGCAAGAGAGAACTACTGATTTTTCTAAAGCTACATCAAATACAAATTATCCATCTGATGTAGAAGTTTATTTAAAAGGAACAGAGCATATTCCTGTAACTCCTAAACTTACAAAGTATGTAAATGAGATTACAAAAAATGCTACTACACCACTTGAAAAAGCAAAAGCTATTTATAATTGGACAACTACAACTATGTATAGAGATGAAAGTGTTGTTGGTTGCGGAATTGGTGATGCACAAAAATCTATTGAAGAGAAA
The Aliarcobacter faecis genome window above contains:
- the selD gene encoding selenide, water dikinase SelD yields the protein MNNEYKLTKFVQAAGCAAKMGPGELKQTLCNLSYKDVKVLVGFDTSDDAGVFQIDENLALVQTLDFITPVVDDPYVYGQIAAANALSDVFAMGGEVKTALNIVGFDSKNVPKEALVEILRGGNDKIRECGGALIGGHTIQSPEMFYGVSVTGVINPKDIKRNNGAIAGDVLVLTKPIGMGIMTTAIKRDLIELDLIKHCAGIMSTLNYLPSKIMKKYRVNSCTDITGFGLLGHSFECTNENISFKIQASNVPFIKEAFELCQNDVLPGGTKRNAKFVEDKVSFKDSVDQTLRTILCDAQTSGGLLIAMNKDDAKEFVKELEEYSLGYASIIGEVIPRGEKPIIVD
- a CDS encoding transglutaminase-like domain-containing protein, which codes for MKRRTFLQTTAALSSAIVLSPNFVFANEEKNPFGITKTPRKFQVTNSYNFEQGNEATQLWVPLPKDEVYHKVVNFDYKGNFTEAKVVKNPYDTRVLYVRWDKDVKQPTLDIDFAVIMQERTTDFSKATSNTNYPSDVEVYLKGTEHIPVTPKLTKYVNEITKNATTPLEKAKAIYNWTTTTMYRDESVVGCGIGDAQKSIEEKIYGGKCTDISSVFVCLLRNAKIPARETFGIRVGQSKISNACGKADEKGFANITGAQHCRAEFYIDGIGWVPCDPADVLKVKLAEKLANDDKKLQEVKNYFFGSWEMNWAAFNSARDFILEPKPTQYPLNMLGYPYAEVGEDAKDYYNPKTFSYSYTAQEIL